From a single Rhodococcus qingshengii JCM 15477 genomic region:
- a CDS encoding NAD-dependent succinate-semialdehyde dehydrogenase: MDTFEFIRSVPTQLFVGGRFVPAENNATFPVADPATGKSLTDVADASPADALRALDEAVAVSSKWASTPARERGEILRAVFEKITERAEDVALLMTLEMGKALAESRAEVKYGAEFFRWFSEEAVRIGGRYTPAPAGNGRILVTKAPVGPCLAITPWNFPLAMGTRKIGPALAAGCTIIVKPASETPLTMLLLAQLMAEAGLPDGVLSVLPTSKSGEVTGPLIDDPRLRKLTFTGSTGVGKMLVEKSAKRLLRTSMELGGNAPFVVFDDADVDKAVEGAVLAKLRNGGEACTAANRFHVANAVREEFTTKLTEKMATFTMGPGTDPETKLGPLINQNQLDTVAELVADAVDAGAKVRLGGEAPGGEGYFYPATVLADVPASARILKEEVFGPVAAITGFDTEAEGIAAANDTEFGLAAYIFTRDLDRALRVSDALESGMIGVNRGVISDAAAPFGGVKESGFGREGGTEGIEEYLNTKYIALES, encoded by the coding sequence ATGGACACATTCGAATTCATTCGATCAGTTCCCACCCAGTTGTTCGTCGGCGGTCGGTTCGTGCCCGCGGAGAACAACGCGACCTTCCCGGTGGCGGATCCGGCGACCGGGAAATCGTTGACCGATGTCGCCGATGCGAGCCCCGCGGACGCGCTGCGCGCTCTCGACGAAGCCGTCGCCGTCTCGTCGAAGTGGGCGAGCACACCTGCGCGCGAGCGTGGTGAAATCCTGCGAGCCGTTTTCGAGAAGATCACCGAGCGAGCCGAGGACGTGGCGCTGCTGATGACCCTCGAAATGGGCAAGGCACTCGCCGAAAGTCGCGCCGAGGTGAAGTACGGGGCGGAGTTCTTCCGGTGGTTCAGCGAGGAGGCCGTTCGCATCGGCGGGCGCTACACGCCGGCGCCGGCGGGCAACGGCCGGATCCTTGTCACCAAGGCGCCGGTCGGACCGTGTCTGGCCATCACTCCCTGGAATTTCCCGTTGGCGATGGGTACCCGCAAGATCGGCCCGGCGTTGGCCGCCGGCTGCACGATCATCGTCAAGCCCGCCTCGGAGACCCCGTTGACGATGTTGTTGCTTGCTCAGCTCATGGCCGAAGCCGGGTTGCCCGACGGAGTCCTCTCGGTGTTGCCGACATCGAAATCCGGTGAAGTGACCGGCCCTCTCATCGACGACCCTCGACTGCGCAAGCTCACCTTCACCGGGTCCACCGGCGTCGGCAAGATGCTGGTGGAGAAGTCCGCGAAGCGATTGCTCCGCACGTCGATGGAATTGGGTGGCAACGCACCCTTCGTGGTGTTCGACGACGCGGACGTCGACAAGGCAGTCGAGGGCGCGGTACTGGCGAAGCTTCGCAACGGAGGCGAAGCATGCACCGCCGCCAACCGGTTCCACGTCGCCAACGCCGTGCGTGAAGAGTTCACGACCAAGCTGACCGAGAAGATGGCGACTTTCACGATGGGACCCGGTACCGACCCGGAGACGAAGCTCGGCCCGCTGATCAACCAGAATCAACTCGACACGGTCGCGGAGTTGGTTGCAGATGCGGTGGATGCCGGGGCGAAGGTGCGACTGGGCGGCGAAGCGCCGGGTGGTGAAGGGTACTTCTATCCAGCCACGGTGTTGGCAGACGTTCCGGCCAGCGCGCGGATTCTGAAAGAAGAGGTGTTCGGACCCGTCGCCGCGATCACCGGCTTCGACACCGAAGCCGAGGGAATCGCAGCCGCCAACGACACCGAGTTCGGACTGGCCGCGTACATCTTCACAAGGGATCTCGACCGTGCGCTTCGGGTTTCCGATGCACTGGAATCAGGAATGATCGGCGTCAACCGCGGAGTGATCTCGGACGCGGCAGCGCCGTTCGGTGGCGTGAAGGAATCCGGATTCGGCCGCGAGGGCGGGACCGAGGGGATCGAGGAATACCTGAACACGAAGTACATCGCGCTCGAGAGCTGA